A portion of the Bdellovibrio bacteriovorus genome contains these proteins:
- a CDS encoding LamG domain-containing protein: MFTKTWCVSVLWGIFILNTGCSLGFFASSVDSSYQPGLEAPGDFTKTWTVGSGTSGEFTMVGDALSYTANSAELIPIGSDYNNTAIGFGSGTKSDTDWNGTNALELNAAGKTAKTGTFISRVFAANSSLNWTKLEWISGVPAGKPYPNNKAIETAYDADNIDMSGNILLLHMDETSWSGAAGEVIDSSGNGNHGLATGVSTTTNGHFAHAGNFSAGSGQYIEIADTGNFNITTTLTVEAWVYPQFIAGDETKYFGIVTKRNDYTDFNFAISYMTFGLPYPTLNIDFRQEDESDTSRFNTGIALNNNEWAHIVMTFDQGVTGERLKVYVNGVLVTGTPGSGAGGTLHIKPGAFPLRVGMLDNTFTETFRGKIDEVAMYNRVLSESEVQARYRRGSNRLKFQVQTCATPAACNGTFLGPDGTAATYYTEAAQYDIAALTSINLTGVSGNNFRYKVTMENDEGTLTPLLKSVAVTPVTYSVAKPNIAAQNGVTYKKLTSFAAITSGAGVVKFQLVKEGSAYYWNGTSWASATTSSHTNTASEINAHIAAFPSFAGTGSLRFKAFFESDDGTAKSSLTSVTVGGAR, encoded by the coding sequence ATGTTTACTAAAACATGGTGCGTTTCGGTTCTATGGGGAATTTTTATTCTTAATACTGGCTGCTCCTTGGGTTTTTTTGCCTCATCGGTGGACAGTAGCTATCAACCGGGACTAGAAGCCCCGGGGGATTTTACAAAAACTTGGACGGTAGGTTCCGGAACTTCGGGTGAATTTACTATGGTCGGCGATGCCCTTTCCTACACCGCGAACTCTGCCGAACTTATTCCCATCGGTTCGGACTATAACAATACCGCTATCGGATTTGGTTCCGGCACAAAATCAGACACTGACTGGAATGGCACCAATGCACTAGAGTTAAACGCCGCTGGTAAAACTGCTAAGACCGGAACATTTATTTCTCGAGTCTTTGCCGCAAACTCAAGTCTGAATTGGACAAAGTTAGAATGGATTTCAGGAGTTCCTGCCGGCAAACCTTATCCCAATAATAAAGCCATAGAAACAGCTTATGACGCTGATAACATCGACATGAGCGGAAATATTTTATTACTGCACATGGATGAAACATCATGGAGTGGCGCTGCGGGTGAGGTGATTGATTCTTCAGGCAATGGTAATCACGGCCTGGCGACGGGAGTTAGCACCACTACTAACGGACATTTTGCTCACGCCGGAAATTTCAGTGCTGGCTCCGGACAGTATATTGAAATCGCGGATACCGGGAACTTTAATATCACCACCACTTTGACTGTTGAAGCTTGGGTGTATCCGCAATTTATCGCGGGTGACGAAACCAAATATTTCGGCATTGTCACCAAACGTAATGACTATACCGATTTTAACTTCGCCATCTCTTACATGACTTTTGGTCTTCCTTACCCAACTTTGAATATCGATTTCCGTCAAGAAGACGAATCAGACACATCTCGCTTTAACACCGGCATTGCCTTAAATAACAACGAGTGGGCCCACATCGTGATGACTTTTGATCAAGGCGTCACCGGAGAACGCTTAAAAGTTTATGTCAATGGAGTGCTTGTGACCGGAACGCCAGGATCTGGCGCCGGCGGCACCTTGCACATTAAACCAGGAGCCTTTCCATTAAGAGTGGGAATGTTAGACAATACATTCACCGAAACTTTTAGAGGAAAAATCGATGAGGTGGCAATGTATAATCGTGTGCTTTCGGAAAGTGAAGTTCAAGCGCGCTATCGCCGCGGAAGCAATCGTTTAAAATTTCAGGTGCAAACTTGCGCAACGCCGGCGGCCTGCAATGGCACTTTCTTAGGACCTGATGGCACGGCCGCGACTTATTACACGGAAGCTGCGCAATACGATATCGCTGCGCTGACCTCAATAAATTTAACAGGCGTTTCAGGCAATAACTTCCGTTACAAAGTGACGATGGAAAATGATGAGGGGACGTTAACGCCACTTTTAAAATCTGTGGCCGTAACCCCCGTTACTTACAGTGTCGCTAAACCCAACATTGCCGCGCAAAATGGTGTGACTTATAAAAAGCTCACTTCTTTTGCCGCAATCACATCGGGAGCAGGTGTCGTAAAGTTTCAATTGGTAAAAGAGGGTTCTGCTTATTATTGGAATGGAACAAGCTGGGCTTCGGCAACAACCAGCAGTCATACAAACACGGCTTCTGAAATCAATGCCCACATCGCGGCCTTTCCTTCATTCGCCGGAACAGGAAGTTTGCGCTTTAAAGCCTTTTTTGAATCTGATGACGGGACGGCGAAATCAAGTCTGACTTCCGTCACCGTGGGAGGAGCAAGATAG
- a CDS encoding pectin acetylesterase-family hydrolase, which produces MRSIVLSFLSLIFFSSAWARSWQKIEIPGAFCGNGEAYSVFLDYKDADKLVVEFMAGGVCWNDLSCYGQTALTRLEPLRTDPTADLFSSEDESNPWAHHSMIYFPYCTGDVFANFHVATYRSGIPLYHYGYQNVVLALEYLYRNSLISFSSVQDLVVWGASAGAIGAFVHAKNIAEYVPFTAQKTLISDSPGLHFGKNFWHKFSNQMNQDFKNYMGRAGFEYSLDDGMIAPRMGSVFNKLLTWNIAILQSTRDLVMSAVFGGITPNEHRKLVLGPEGIGQVAKGFKNVSTWIADNPGHTFLLNPYTGDMRSMEGETAWNFTVRVYTEKSILLLPR; this is translated from the coding sequence ATGAGATCGATTGTTTTATCCTTTCTAAGTTTAATATTTTTTAGCTCTGCCTGGGCCCGCTCTTGGCAAAAGATTGAAATCCCAGGAGCGTTTTGTGGAAATGGCGAAGCTTACAGCGTCTTTTTAGATTATAAAGATGCAGACAAGCTGGTCGTTGAATTTATGGCCGGTGGCGTTTGTTGGAATGATCTTTCCTGTTACGGACAGACGGCGTTAACGCGACTTGAACCCTTGCGCACCGATCCGACGGCGGATTTATTTTCGTCGGAAGATGAATCTAATCCTTGGGCGCATCACTCAATGATTTATTTTCCTTATTGTACCGGAGATGTCTTTGCGAACTTTCACGTCGCAACCTATCGTTCAGGAATTCCTCTTTATCACTATGGTTATCAAAATGTGGTGCTCGCTTTAGAGTATCTTTATCGAAACTCTTTGATTTCATTTTCTAGCGTTCAAGACTTAGTGGTGTGGGGAGCATCTGCAGGAGCCATTGGAGCTTTTGTCCATGCGAAGAATATTGCCGAATATGTTCCTTTCACTGCGCAAAAAACCTTGATAAGTGATAGCCCGGGTCTTCATTTTGGAAAAAACTTTTGGCATAAATTTTCAAATCAAATGAATCAAGATTTCAAAAATTATATGGGGCGTGCCGGTTTTGAATATTCATTAGATGACGGCATGATTGCGCCTCGCATGGGATCAGTTTTTAATAAATTGCTGACGTGGAATATTGCCATTCTTCAGTCGACTCGGGACCTTGTGATGTCCGCCGTATTTGGGGGAATCACGCCCAACGAACATCGCAAGCTGGTGTTAGGCCCTGAAGGCATTGGGCAAGTGGCGAAAGGTTTTAAAAATGTTTCTACCTGGATCGCGGATAACCCCGGTCATACGTTTTTATTAAATCCCTACACCGGTGATATGCGCAGTATGGAAGGTGAAACGGCGTGGAATTTTACGGTTCGCGTTTATACTGAAAAATCTATCTTGCTCCTCCCACGGTGA
- a CDS encoding ATP-dependent helicase produces MDVLDFVTKNLNPSQKDAVETLEGPLLILAGAGSGKTRVLTHRMANIIGQGVAAPDEILCVTFTNKAAKEMEHRIYKILADMGARVHSQLWINTFHSFCVRVLRQHLTLLDYKPFFGIYDSSDQLSQIKKVMTALDINDKMYPAKNFQGAISRAKMLGLNPDAFEKERKNSRHFADAKTIEVYKLYEKEMKKANSLDFDDLLLKTYELFRMYPDVLQMYQEKFKYIMVDEYQDTNHIQYLIVQMLAQAHRNLCVVGDEDQSIYSWRGADIKNILDFEKDFREAKVVKLEENYRSSGNIVGAATAVIKNNSERKDKTLFTSNPAGDKIQVREERNEYDEAKFVAKTIQTMMNEGEGSYNDYAIFYRTNAQSRVLEEQLRTLSIPYRLVGGVRFYERMEIKDMLSYMKLAINPADDVAFKRVINVPARGIGKTTVEKIEEFAFQQNLSMMQAALKACEERVFNAGTTGKVRRFVELMGNLQELALKHPLVEFYPIVLDMTEYLVALKKDESPESLARIDNLEELDNAIVQFAKERGEEGTLTSFLEEMALVSDVDSLNQEQNSVTMMTLHISKGLEYPYVFVVGLEENLFPSARSLGDGDTEEDVQEERRLAYVGMTRARQKLWLTYAKMRRVWGQEQFNPQSRFIKEIPQEYIEFKTAAADAPRFMAKYGSSSYDSDETWGRPQWGATSGSRNKPRSYEDESQSFPDYDDAPASSGGGFSKGMRVRHPTFGAGTVYATEGEGENFKVSVMFTDNTVKKFVVKYARLEKI; encoded by the coding sequence ATGGATGTGCTTGATTTCGTTACCAAAAATTTGAATCCTTCGCAGAAAGACGCCGTAGAAACTTTGGAAGGGCCTTTGCTTATCTTAGCCGGCGCCGGTTCAGGCAAAACCCGGGTGTTGACCCATCGGATGGCGAACATCATCGGGCAAGGTGTTGCGGCCCCCGATGAAATCTTGTGCGTGACCTTCACCAATAAAGCCGCCAAAGAGATGGAACATCGGATTTATAAGATCCTGGCCGACATGGGCGCGCGCGTGCATTCCCAGCTTTGGATTAACACCTTTCACAGTTTTTGTGTCAGAGTTTTAAGACAGCATTTAACTCTTTTAGATTATAAACCTTTTTTTGGTATTTACGATTCTTCCGATCAATTAAGTCAGATCAAAAAAGTCATGACGGCCTTGGATATCAACGACAAGATGTATCCGGCTAAAAACTTTCAAGGCGCTATTAGCCGAGCTAAAATGCTGGGACTAAATCCCGATGCTTTTGAGAAAGAGCGAAAAAACTCTCGTCACTTTGCCGATGCTAAAACCATTGAAGTTTATAAGTTGTACGAGAAAGAAATGAAAAAGGCGAACAGTCTTGATTTCGATGATTTACTTTTAAAGACTTATGAACTGTTCCGTATGTATCCGGATGTTTTGCAGATGTATCAAGAAAAGTTCAAATACATCATGGTGGATGAGTATCAAGATACCAATCACATTCAATATCTGATCGTGCAGATGCTAGCCCAAGCTCATCGCAACCTGTGCGTGGTGGGTGACGAAGACCAATCCATTTACAGCTGGCGTGGGGCGGATATTAAAAACATTTTGGACTTTGAAAAGGACTTCCGCGAAGCCAAGGTCGTAAAGTTAGAAGAAAATTATCGTTCTTCGGGCAATATCGTGGGTGCAGCGACCGCCGTTATTAAAAACAATTCAGAACGTAAAGATAAAACGTTATTCACCTCAAACCCTGCAGGGGATAAAATCCAAGTTCGCGAAGAACGTAATGAATACGATGAAGCAAAGTTTGTCGCCAAAACCATTCAAACGATGATGAATGAAGGCGAAGGGTCTTACAATGACTACGCCATCTTTTATCGCACCAATGCCCAGTCCCGTGTTTTAGAGGAACAATTAAGAACTCTTTCTATCCCTTATCGCCTTGTTGGCGGTGTTCGCTTCTATGAACGCATGGAAATCAAAGACATGCTTTCTTACATGAAGCTCGCAATCAATCCGGCGGATGATGTCGCGTTTAAGCGCGTGATCAATGTGCCGGCGCGCGGGATCGGTAAAACGACGGTCGAGAAAATTGAAGAGTTCGCCTTTCAACAAAATTTAAGCATGATGCAAGCAGCCCTTAAAGCCTGCGAAGAGCGTGTTTTTAACGCCGGCACCACGGGCAAAGTTCGTCGGTTCGTGGAGCTTATGGGCAATCTTCAAGAGCTGGCGCTAAAACATCCTTTGGTGGAATTCTATCCGATTGTTTTAGACATGACCGAATATCTTGTGGCTCTTAAAAAAGATGAATCACCGGAATCTTTGGCTCGTATCGACAACTTAGAAGAGCTCGACAATGCGATTGTTCAATTTGCCAAGGAGCGCGGTGAAGAAGGGACGCTGACCAGTTTCCTTGAAGAAATGGCGCTGGTCAGCGACGTGGATTCATTAAACCAAGAGCAGAATTCAGTCACGATGATGACCTTGCATATCTCTAAAGGCTTGGAATATCCGTATGTCTTTGTGGTGGGCTTAGAAGAAAATCTTTTCCCAAGCGCGCGCAGCCTTGGTGATGGAGACACTGAAGAAGATGTGCAGGAAGAACGTCGCTTAGCTTACGTCGGCATGACTCGCGCCCGCCAGAAGCTGTGGCTCACTTACGCAAAAATGCGCCGCGTGTGGGGGCAAGAACAATTCAATCCGCAATCTCGATTTATTAAAGAGATTCCCCAAGAATACATTGAATTTAAAACCGCGGCGGCAGACGCCCCCCGCTTTATGGCGAAATACGGATCCAGCTCTTATGATTCCGATGAAACCTGGGGACGCCCCCAATGGGGCGCCACCAGCGGCTCGCGCAACAAGCCTCGGTCTTATGAAGATGAAAGCCAAAGCTTTCCGGATTATGACGATGCTCCGGCATCCAGTGGCGGTGGCTTTAGCAAAGGAATGCGCGTGCGCCACCCCACCTTTGGCGCCGGCACGGTTTATGCGACCGAAGGAGAAGGTGAGAACTTTAAGGTCAGCGTGATGTTCACCGACAACACCGTTAAAAAATTCGTCGTCAAATACGCGCGCTTAGAAAAAATCTAA
- a CDS encoding flagellin, with the protein MGMRITTNMAAINAQRNLVGSQRAINDSMAKLASGSRINKAADDAAGLAISEGLKAQIRSANQAQRNANDGISMVQTAEGGLNEIGNIVVRLRELGIQAASDTVGEKERGMLNKEVVQLKEEIQRIAKSTTWGTTKLLDGSAPMFDFQVGIGNDAFADRISFDAGSHQATLDALGLSGIDYSTKEGAQEALAKLDDAQTSVSGTRAYLGALQNRLTSTSDNLGVTSENLSAANSRIRDADIAAVSSEMIRNNILQQAGTSVLAQANQSNQLALKLIG; encoded by the coding sequence ATGGGAATGAGAATTACAACAAACATGGCCGCCATCAATGCTCAAAGAAATTTGGTCGGCTCACAACGCGCTATCAATGATTCGATGGCGAAATTAGCTTCAGGGAGTAGAATTAACAAAGCCGCAGACGATGCCGCGGGTCTTGCAATTTCAGAAGGATTGAAAGCTCAGATTCGTTCTGCCAATCAAGCACAGCGTAATGCTAATGATGGTATTTCCATGGTTCAAACAGCCGAAGGTGGTTTGAATGAAATCGGCAATATCGTGGTTCGCCTTCGTGAATTGGGCATTCAAGCCGCTTCGGACACGGTTGGTGAAAAAGAGCGCGGCATGCTCAATAAAGAAGTCGTGCAATTAAAAGAAGAAATTCAACGTATCGCCAAATCCACAACCTGGGGAACGACGAAGCTGTTGGATGGCTCTGCTCCGATGTTTGATTTCCAAGTCGGTATTGGTAATGATGCCTTTGCGGATCGTATTAGTTTTGATGCGGGTTCTCACCAAGCCACCTTAGATGCTTTAGGACTTTCGGGGATTGATTATTCAACCAAAGAAGGTGCCCAAGAGGCCTTGGCGAAGTTAGATGATGCGCAGACCTCCGTCAGCGGAACGCGTGCGTATTTAGGGGCTTTGCAAAATCGTTTGACGTCAACATCTGATAACTTAGGTGTGACATCGGAAAACTTATCGGCCGCGAACAGTCGTATTCGGGATGCTGATATTGCCGCCGTTTCCAGCGAAATGATTCGAAATAATATTTTGCAACAAGCAGGTACATCAGTTTTAGCTCAAGCCAACCAGTCTAATCAATTGGCCTTAAAACTAATCGGATAG
- a CDS encoding KamA family radical SAM protein, translating into MKSRTPNNDVFGHFLNAILPIERDSYITPSMKFHFLSSFKPENIDAADWNNWTWQLRHSLKTQDDFSQHFELTKDELLAFQQGKELFNVRTTPYYAGVANNSKSDSIRKILMPHRYEMAEGHQQMLDPLGEKKNNPAPRIIHRYSDRALFLITDICSVYCRFCTRKHFTGQEQAFIRNEEYEMAISYIRKHTGLREVILSGGDPLTVSDGQLDRVLSDLRRIDHIEIIRIGSRMPVVCPMRVTDDLVKIIKKNKPVYLMSHFNHPDELTSEAVEALERLVDNGIPVMNQMVLLNGINNHPALIQALNRRLVYLRVKPYYMFQCDPSMGTDHLRTSIEDSLEIQKELWGHLSGLAMPNLSVDIPNGGGKTYLVPNFQVSQDGRVRNYVGWDGVEAQYISPPENQIRKPDASAYECEWNDLKNSKKI; encoded by the coding sequence ATGAAAAGCAGAACCCCTAATAACGACGTTTTCGGTCACTTTTTAAATGCTATCTTGCCTATTGAGCGTGATTCATACATAACTCCCTCGATGAAGTTCCACTTTCTCTCTAGTTTTAAACCTGAAAATATCGATGCTGCCGATTGGAATAATTGGACCTGGCAGCTTCGCCATTCGCTTAAAACTCAAGATGACTTCTCTCAACATTTCGAATTAACCAAAGATGAGTTGTTGGCGTTCCAGCAAGGCAAAGAGCTTTTTAACGTGCGCACGACACCTTATTACGCGGGTGTTGCGAATAACTCTAAAAGCGATTCGATCCGTAAGATCTTAATGCCCCATCGCTATGAAATGGCCGAAGGACATCAGCAGATGCTGGATCCTTTGGGTGAAAAAAAGAACAATCCCGCGCCCCGAATTATCCATCGCTATTCTGATCGCGCCCTTTTTTTGATCACCGATATTTGCAGTGTTTATTGCCGTTTTTGCACGCGCAAACATTTCACGGGACAAGAGCAAGCCTTCATCCGCAATGAAGAATACGAAATGGCGATCAGCTATATTCGTAAACACACCGGTTTGCGCGAAGTGATTTTGTCTGGCGGAGATCCGTTGACGGTGAGTGACGGACAGTTAGATCGCGTCTTAAGTGATCTGCGCCGTATTGATCACATTGAAATCATTCGCATTGGTTCGCGCATGCCGGTGGTGTGCCCGATGCGGGTGACGGATGACTTGGTGAAGATCATCAAAAAAAATAAGCCGGTGTATTTGATGTCTCATTTTAATCATCCGGACGAGCTGACCTCCGAAGCCGTTGAGGCTTTAGAACGCTTGGTGGACAACGGAATCCCGGTGATGAATCAAATGGTTCTTTTAAACGGAATCAATAATCATCCAGCATTGATACAGGCCCTGAACCGAAGACTAGTGTACTTGCGCGTAAAACCTTACTATATGTTTCAGTGCGATCCTTCCATGGGCACGGATCATTTACGCACATCTATTGAAGACTCGTTAGAAATTCAAAAAGAATTGTGGGGGCATTTGTCTGGATTGGCGATGCCGAATCTTTCCGTGGATATTCCTAACGGTGGCGGCAAAACTTATTTAGTTCCGAACTTCCAAGTGTCTCAAGATGGAAGAGTGCGCAATTATGTAGGATGGGATGGCGTGGAAGCACAGTACATCAGCCCACCAGAAAATCAGATTCGTAAACCTGATGCCTCCGCTTACGAATGTGAGTGGAATGACCTAAAAAATTCGAAAAAAATTTGA
- a CDS encoding co-chaperone GroES, whose product MAKKKASAKKSNVKKVAKKTVSKKPVTKSTKKVSAKSKKAAKAPAKKTAAKKTITKSKAKAKTPVKKAAPAKGKSSAPTVATSKSEKIVDLSNFVTPLDDRLIIQTAGAEKMTAGGLYIPDTVADVSGNLQGHVVAVGRGHLGKKGHVRPMDVKVGDKIVFSEFAGTKITIQNQNLIILREGDVLGVVSK is encoded by the coding sequence GTGGCTAAGAAGAAAGCTTCTGCAAAAAAGTCCAACGTTAAAAAAGTCGCTAAAAAGACTGTTTCAAAAAAACCTGTAACGAAATCTACAAAAAAAGTTTCCGCAAAATCGAAAAAGGCCGCGAAAGCTCCCGCAAAAAAAACGGCTGCTAAAAAAACCATTACAAAATCAAAAGCTAAGGCCAAGACGCCGGTGAAAAAAGCGGCTCCCGCGAAGGGGAAATCGAGCGCACCCACTGTTGCGACCTCGAAATCTGAAAAGATCGTGGATCTTAGTAACTTTGTGACGCCCTTGGATGATCGGTTGATTATTCAAACGGCGGGCGCAGAAAAGATGACGGCGGGTGGATTGTACATTCCAGACACCGTGGCGGATGTTTCTGGAAACTTGCAAGGTCACGTGGTCGCTGTCGGTCGAGGACATTTAGGCAAAAAAGGCCATGTTCGTCCGATGGACGTTAAAGTAGGCGATAAAATTGTTTTCTCTGAATTCGCGGGCACAAAAATTACAATTCAAAATCAAAATCTGATCATCCTCCGCGAGGGCGATGTTTTGGGTGTGGTCTCAAAATAA
- a CDS encoding transglycosylase domain-containing protein yields MKSFTILVTLVIIFGLGIAAYAYYALGKELNEKLESKKFIVPTEYYAAPPTFFTHSLIKVADVEKQLLRQNYRRRDYDQRLLPGDYFIADREQCAARLQVGLRENQESCIGWVTLETQTRDVDSSIQVLVVQNDGLISQIFKGAPFVEVPEANSEAPLLAQYIGIEPLMQKTVTLGEVPPTCSNAIMSIEDAQFLEHSGVSLKGIFRAVLKNISAGRKAQGGSTITQQLVKNYFLTSERTLKRKAQEFVMSILLESRFSKDQILETYLNVIYMGQNGAFQVRGYGSAARFYFSKELVDLNLSECALLAAIVNSPGRFNPFKNPENAERRRHAVLEKMLGLQFISQEDFNEADKNPLPSATRTLASETAPYYLDAVRKQLEAQGISADGLKIYTALDLEAQEVAQESLRNHLDNLEKNNKYIKGLKEKKNSLEGSILVGNNTTGLVSVVVGGRNYRMTQFNRAIDGHRQIGSVMKPFVYLTALLNNTPEGQPYTPITLLNDEKFTYKYEGQAWSPDNYGKAYFGSVPMFYALKNSLNAATASLGLQVGLGNIIDITHEAGVTSQLRSFPAMTLGAFEMYPREVLQSYMTLANMGKRQNLSFIRRAVDSDGKEIFVHQPAPTQAIDAAATASLVSMMKQTVLSGTARSITLNGFFNPAAGKTGTTSDNRDAWFAGFTPYLTTVVWVGYDNNTPHKLTGSNGAVPVWTQFMKKMGTRFPAEDFPWPENTKKVVLDQDTLQSLNAFKEGDPTSVELIFDAAKVPSGF; encoded by the coding sequence TTGAAATCTTTTACAATCCTTGTGACGCTTGTGATCATCTTTGGGCTTGGCATTGCGGCCTATGCTTACTATGCGCTCGGCAAAGAACTGAACGAAAAATTAGAATCAAAAAAGTTCATCGTGCCGACAGAGTATTACGCCGCTCCGCCCACTTTTTTCACTCACAGTTTGATCAAAGTTGCAGACGTCGAAAAGCAATTGCTGCGTCAAAACTATCGCCGTCGTGACTATGACCAACGTCTCTTACCTGGGGACTATTTCATTGCTGATCGCGAACAGTGCGCAGCCCGTCTTCAAGTGGGCTTGCGGGAAAATCAAGAATCTTGCATCGGCTGGGTGACCCTAGAAACGCAGACTCGAGACGTGGACAGCTCCATTCAAGTTTTAGTGGTACAAAACGACGGACTGATCTCACAAATCTTTAAAGGCGCCCCGTTCGTGGAAGTCCCCGAAGCCAACAGTGAAGCACCGCTGCTTGCTCAATATATTGGCATCGAACCTTTGATGCAAAAGACAGTGACCTTGGGTGAGGTTCCACCGACATGTTCTAACGCGATCATGTCGATTGAAGATGCCCAATTTTTGGAACATAGCGGAGTCAGCCTCAAAGGTATTTTTCGCGCCGTTTTAAAGAACATTTCTGCAGGCAGGAAAGCCCAAGGGGGCAGCACGATCACTCAACAACTGGTAAAAAACTACTTCCTGACCTCTGAAAGAACCTTGAAACGTAAAGCTCAAGAATTCGTCATGTCGATTCTTTTAGAATCACGATTTTCTAAGGACCAAATTCTTGAAACGTATTTGAACGTCATTTACATGGGACAAAACGGCGCCTTTCAGGTGCGCGGCTATGGCTCGGCCGCCCGCTTCTATTTTAGCAAAGAACTTGTGGATCTAAATTTAAGTGAATGCGCCTTACTTGCCGCGATCGTCAACAGCCCTGGCCGATTTAATCCGTTTAAAAATCCTGAAAATGCAGAACGTCGTCGTCATGCCGTTTTAGAAAAAATGTTGGGCTTGCAATTTATTTCTCAAGAAGATTTTAATGAAGCCGACAAAAATCCGCTGCCAAGCGCAACCCGCACGCTGGCATCAGAAACCGCGCCGTACTATCTAGATGCCGTTCGTAAGCAATTAGAAGCGCAAGGCATTAGTGCTGATGGGTTAAAGATTTACACGGCCCTGGATTTAGAGGCCCAAGAAGTTGCGCAAGAATCTTTACGTAATCACTTGGACAACTTAGAAAAAAACAATAAATACATCAAAGGCCTTAAAGAAAAAAAGAACAGTCTTGAAGGAAGCATTTTAGTTGGCAATAATACCACCGGCCTTGTCAGTGTCGTGGTGGGTGGTCGCAATTATCGTATGACTCAGTTTAATCGTGCGATTGACGGGCATCGACAAATTGGTTCGGTGATGAAACCTTTCGTTTACCTGACAGCCTTATTGAATAACACCCCAGAGGGTCAGCCCTATACGCCCATCACCTTATTGAACGATGAAAAATTCACTTACAAATACGAAGGGCAAGCTTGGTCGCCGGACAATTACGGCAAAGCTTATTTCGGCTCCGTCCCCATGTTTTACGCATTAAAAAATTCTTTAAATGCGGCCACTGCCTCGTTAGGACTGCAAGTCGGATTGGGTAATATCATCGATATCACTCATGAAGCTGGAGTGACTTCTCAGTTGCGATCCTTCCCCGCCATGACCTTGGGTGCTTTCGAAATGTATCCACGTGAAGTTCTGCAAAGTTATATGACCTTAGCGAACATGGGAAAAAGACAAAATCTATCTTTCATCCGTCGCGCCGTAGATTCTGACGGAAAAGAAATCTTTGTCCATCAACCGGCACCGACCCAAGCCATTGATGCCGCGGCCACCGCAAGCTTGGTCAGCATGATGAAACAAACTGTCCTTTCCGGAACGGCCCGTTCAATCACACTGAATGGATTTTTCAATCCGGCAGCGGGAAAAACCGGAACGACCAGTGACAATCGCGATGCTTGGTTTGCGGGCTTCACACCTTATCTAACAACGGTTGTCTGGGTGGGTTATGACAACAACACCCCACACAAGTTAACCGGATCAAACGGGGCTGTTCCGGTTTGGACTCAGTTTATGAAAAAAATGGGAACGCGCTTTCCCGCCGAAGATTTCCCATGGCCAGAAAACACCAAGAAGGTCGTTTTGGATCAAGACACCTTACAGTCTTTAAATGCTTTTAAAGAAGGTGATCCGACTTCGGTCGAACTGATTTTTGATGCTGCGAAAGTACCAAGCGGGTTTTAG